From the genome of Gallus gallus isolate bGalGal1 chromosome 4, bGalGal1.mat.broiler.GRCg7b, whole genome shotgun sequence:
GCGACGGACGCAGACCTTGCTGCGCCAGGCCCTGTGCAAACACCGAACAAAAAGTCTTCACCCCCATAGAGATTACAGCTTGAAGGCTAAGACATAAAAGAACAGCTGAATCCAcaggggcaggcagggctggtTTTGTTCTCTCTACGTTTTCACACAGGCaagaggcaggcagagctggctgaCTGCATTCGAACTTTTCACGAGCAAAAAAAAAACGGCTGTAATTTTGCACTCGTTTTAGAAAGTTAGACATTTTCCTTCCCAAGGCAGCCCTTTGTTGCGATGCTGAAAAGCCCTGCAGTTCCCTCACCCATCGAGTTCCTTATTGCTTGCTGGagctccctgccccacacacaCCCTGCTCACACGCGGGAGCTGCTGGGAACATGGCTGGTGACTTAGCTCTGCTCGCTGCCGTGTCTCTGCTTTCTGTCCTCCAGCAAAGTAAGACCCCTGGGGCTTCTGGGCTGGGGCTTGGGGAGGTTTCCTCCTGTTCTGCAGTACTGGAGGTTATTTCATAATAAACTGGCTGCCCTGTAACATTAACTTCTTGCGACTCCTTGGACTTCTCCCAGAGGAGCATTGTTTGCTCACCGTGCAGCCCGGGAGGGAGTTGGTTCAGTGGGACaggttatttttccttctaggagaaacacatttcttttcaattctgttttgtttatggACTTTCTGGAATCATACTATCATGAGAGCTCGCAACAAGCTGTGAAGTTGTCTTGGTTTCGATTCTTATTTATGCAGCTATGCAACTGAAAAACCTCAAAAAGGGAGAATTAATTTGTCAGATCGAGTACATCAGTGCTGGACTGAAAGCACTGCTTCCTGAAATAGACAGACACGTGCTTCAGTAtctggaaggaaagaggaaagagaaccTTTATACCAGGCAGCAATAATAGAGATACTCTGCAGCATGTCCCCCTCGCTGCACTTCCCTAAGATCTAAATATACGTACTTTATCCCTGCTGGCACACCACAGGGAACCAAGGAGGCAGGCAGGTCTGTGACATCCCttttgctgtgcttctgtttgtAACGGTGGGAGCATTTTTAGTGCTTGTAATGATTTGCTTTGACATACGTTGGTTCGTATAGTTGTGTTTGACACAGAAGTGTGAAGGGTTaaagccaaaccaaaccaaattaACCTGAAGCCTCACGTTTGGAAAACTTCACAGATTGTTCAGATATTGAAAGGGGGAATGGAGTCAGAAAACGCATATGTTCTTCCTTGGGATGGTTAATCCCTATTAGTTAAACCTAGTTAAAATCACCGACAGGTCAGGATAACTCAGATTTCAATTCACACTTTCAGCCCAACATCAGGCCCGAAGACAACACTGTAAGGATCTGTCCCATTCATCCGATGTAAAACATCACAGCTCAGTTTACTTCCAGCACGTGCTGTAGCACAGGTGAACCAACACAGATGAATTGCTATGAGTCCAGCTGAGCGCTGTATTGCCTGACCTCAGTGTGGTGGCTGAGGTACGGCTgcggcagcactgctgctgcaggcctGGGCTGTGCAGGACCAGGACTCGGGTATTCAGTTCATAAATAGCATCAGCAAATacagaaagggaaaactgaaaCAGCAGTTTTTCAGTCTTCTCCCCTTTCTCAAGAAAGAGCAAGCCACTCTTGAAGGCGTGACCTGAACttcagtagggaaaaaaaacagctttatcTTGTGACCATCAGATAAAAGGAGCCAAAGAACAACGATtgctctttaaaacaaaagtgtGTTAGAGACTCAGCTGAGCTGTTCTTAAGAGAGAAGAACCACGCAATCCACAGGCCCTTATTTTTGCTTACAGGTCGCTTTGCTCAGCTGGTGGGAAAATCAAGAATGAAGCACAAGGTCATGCCCCCGGCTGTCACTGGAGCTCCAGAATTTGAAAGAACTTTCCGTGCACAGTAAGTCCTGGCATCATGGAGATGGTGGCAATGAATAACAATTCGgtccagaagagaagcaaaaacaTTACCTTAAGATATGACATTTGTCGCTGCATCctttgctcagaaaaaaaaagaaaacagaatgaagagaaTGCTTTGCAAATGGTGTGGCTGTTATTTTAATGACAACGGGGTACGTTCAGCTCATTTAAAACAGACCCTGTTCAAATTCTGATAAAGATGGGCTATCAGAAGCCCCAAATCTCAGCAAAGGCTCAGAACTGGTTGGCTGCACCTTACAGAATTCGGTGTGCTGACATGAAAACTGATGATGTTGACAAAGACATCACGGTCCTAACCTAACCTAAGGAAGTCCATGATGCGCTGCCTATGCCTGGTTGCACTTTGTAAAGGCACTCGGCCTCAGCAGAGCTATGTGGACTGCCTGCGTGGGGCTCTGTGCCTCCTCCTGCAGTCCCAGGAATGCTGACCCACAAAACGTGCTCACTGAACACGGAGATAAGCAGTCAACACCGTATCTTTGTGCTTGAACTCCTGCCTGCTCCTTCTGTACAGCCGCCTGAGTTACGACAGGATATTGGTTAAGCACTTCCCTGTAGGTGGGATACAAAACATCGTCCCAGTTTAAATATGAGGAAACAACTGAAATTGTTTGTATTTGTACCAAGATTACAAAGAAAGGAATGTTTAAGAGCACCTAATGCCAGCTTGAGCATGCTCCCACTGCATTCAAGAGCATTAACTTTGGTGGGAACAAAGCAAGGCCAAAGCTGATTCTCCTTAATAATTCTCTCTCACCCGtagttcttttcctttccagaataACATTATGTCAAATTTAACCCACAGACAAAACTGTGCAGAGTTTTACCCTATGTTCCAGACTGTCCTCTGGATCGCAGGATGGTTTTGCAATCAAGGTAAAGAGTTCTTGCTATCTATTGGATtgcaaagatttaaaaatcagttttattgGGAGGTAGAATACTGTGGACATCCTTTTGCCTTCCCTTCATTGCGTTGTCTTACCTTAGCCTTCATGAAGGAAGGCTCAAAGGCACCGCAGTCCCCGCTTAGTCATGGCATTTCACACAGCCCCACCAGCTTTTGCTCTCCTTGAAAGCCATGGAGCCACAACATGGCACATTTCTCATTCACAGAAAATCCACTGAGGATTTTCCGGGTGAATCATTCAGAAAAGCAGCTCCCAGATGTTTCCCACTAACAAGTATGTGCACGTTATAGGACAGTTCTCACAGGACATCAAACACAGCTATGGTCCCTTGTTCATTCTGGGACACAGCACTAAGCACTGAAGTGCAGTCAGcacagagcatctccagccacAGATGGTTACTGTCCCTCAGGTATGCAGGCAAACTTGTGAAAATCTGTTGTGTTTCTCACATACCTACGCAGGCTGGCATTTTGGCatcaaaaaaaccaaaacattttattttggggCTCCCTTACAGCTAGATTCCCATCTCGGTTGCACTAAGATAAACTTGGAGCAGCTCCGCTGCTGCTGGATGTGAGATGGCACACGCGCTCCTAGACAGATACTTGAGTGCTGTCATATATGAGAAGAGAATTACTTTAACTCCACTTTAAGTCACCTTTACAGCAACTCCCACAGGCATGTTTACAGGAGTTAACCCAGCGCAGAGGAAAAGCTGCCCTCTCTGATATTTGtgtggttggaagggacaccaaatttgctggcactgctcagtgctgggcaaCACAAGCGGCCGCACAGCCTGCTCCATCCATTGGAAGTATCTTCATGCTCTTTCCCacagggaaaatgtttttccccACAGGGAGGTCAGAAAGCTTACACGCATTACAGCTTCCTCTCCTGCCCTTGGAATAAAAGCCGCTATATAGATGCAAGGCAGGTTATTAACAACATAAATAGGATTCtctttccaaaaacaaacattccCCTTGAACATGAATTGCCGTGACAATGCCAGGTGACAGCTGGGTCAAGCCGCAGTGCCGCAGCCCACTGCCCCCTTCCTGGAGCAGCCCCCAGATAACTAAAATGACTGGCAGCAATCCTCACTTTCCCCtttacttg
Proteins encoded in this window:
- the MGST2 gene encoding microsomal glutathione S-transferase 2, which translates into the protein MAGDLALLAAVSLLSVLQQSRFAQLVGKSRMKHKVMPPAVTGAPEFERTFRAQQNCAEFYPMFQTVLWIAGWFCNQELAALLGLLYMFARHKYFHGYAQAASERLTGFYLSLVVLACLTILGAAGIVNSFMDEYLGFNVGKKLHKLF